In Solanum lycopersicum chromosome 5, SLM_r2.1, the following are encoded in one genomic region:
- the LOC138348672 gene encoding uncharacterized protein → MKNPDVVELHIYRNGFKKEYTVWTSHGEIDNNFDVFQHYVPGESSSNVNSNAQNYRIDDMVQDAFGVHSDFDFANQGEEAPNVECKIFFEQLESSSRPLYEGSPHSQLSIAVRLLSIKSDLSVPQGAMDSVINLIHDLFDPNLEIPDNFYKAKRWIHPHSVSAAPYSCWPVFVTPYNLPPEMCMTSPYIFLNCVIPGPRNPKVLIDVYFQPLIDELKQLWVQGVETFDVSLKQNFNLRAALMWTINDFPAYGMLSGWMTVGKLACPYCMENTKSFTLKHGRKSSWFDCHRQFLPMDHEFRSMKNAFRKNYVEQGYPPPILTGEQVWERVQNFSNVAKEQPYKFDGYGVAHNWTKQSIFWVLPYWKDSLLRHNLDVMHIEKNYFDNLFNTVMDVTGKTKDSVKARMDLPEYCRRKELWLQEKQNNKFFKPKAS, encoded by the exons atgaaaaaccCAGATGTTGTTGAGCTTCATATCTATCGAAATgggtttaaaaaagaatacacTGTGTGGACTAGTCATGGAGAAATTGATAATAACTTTGATGTATTCCAACATTATGTTCCTGGTGAAAGTAGTAGCAATGTGAATTCTAATGCACAAAATTATAGAATTGATGACATGGTTCAAGATGCTTTTGGTGTGCattctgattttgattttgctaatcaaggtgaagaagctcctaatgttgaatgtaaaattttctttgaacaATTGGAATCTTCTAGTCGGCCTTTATATGAGGGGAGTCCACACTCACAGTTGTCTATTGCGGTTAGATTATTAAGTATCAAATCAGATTTGAGTGTTCCTCAAGGGGCAATGGACTCTGTGATTAACCTTATTCATGATTTATTTGACCCAAATCTAGAGATACCTGATAATTTCTATAAGGCAAAGAG ATGGATTCACCCACATTCTGTTTCTGCTGCACCATATTCTTGTTGGCCTGTATTTGTAACACCATATAATCTTCCACCTGAGATGTGTATGACCAGTCCATATATATTTCTCAATTGTGTCATTCCTGGCCCTCGGAATCCAAAAGTATTGATTGATGTGTACTTTCAACCTTTGATTGATGAGTTGAAACAATTGTGGGTTCAAGGGGTTGAAACGTTTGATGTGTCTCTTAAGCAGAATTTTAATTTGCGGGCTGCCTTAATGTGGACTATTAATGATTTTCCAGCATATGGAATGTTGTCAGGGTGGATGACAGTGGGAAAGTTAGCTTGTCCTTATTGTATGGAAAATACTAAATCATTCACTTTGAAACATGGTCGTAAAAGTTCTTGGTTTGACTGTCATCGACAGTTCTTGCCAATGGATCATGAGTTTAGGAGTATGAAAAATGCATTCAGAAAGAATTATGTTGAACAAGGTTATCCTCCTCCAATCTTAACTGGAGAACAAGTTTGGGAGAGGGTtcaaaacttttcaaatgtcGCAAAAGAACAACCCTATAAATTTGATGGATATGGTGTTGCACATAACTGGACAAAACAAAGCATATTCTGGGTGTTACCGTATTGGAAGGACAGTCTTCTTCGACATAATCTTGATGTCAtgcatattgaaaaaaattactttgataatttatttaacacaGTAA